A genome region from Mesorhizobium sp. B2-1-8 includes the following:
- a CDS encoding DUF305 domain-containing protein, whose amino-acid sequence MTLAKKLVLLLMAAGMLLAVFLESVPARSEEMKHDMGAMAMGAESPSTAGYKAAMDKMHTDMMASQYTSNADVDFVRGMIPHHQGAIDMAKVELANGKDPEIRKLAEGVIAAQEAEIKQMQDWLAAYPVK is encoded by the coding sequence ATGACCTTGGCTAAGAAACTCGTGCTGCTGCTGATGGCCGCCGGAATGCTGCTTGCCGTCTTCCTCGAAAGCGTGCCGGCGCGGAGCGAGGAGATGAAGCACGACATGGGTGCCATGGCCATGGGAGCGGAAAGCCCTTCGACGGCGGGCTACAAGGCGGCGATGGACAAGATGCATACCGACATGATGGCCTCGCAATATACCAGCAACGCCGATGTCGATTTTGTCCGCGGCATGATTCCGCATCATCAGGGCGCGATCGATATGGCCAAGGTCGAACTGGCCAACGGCAAGGATCCCGAAATCCGCAAGCTCGCCGAAGGCGTCATCGCCGCGCAGGAAGCCGAAATCAAGCAGATGCAGGACTGGCTCGCCGCCTATCCGGTGAAGTAA
- a CDS encoding aldo/keto reductase → MESSVRTTTLPCGEAIPVLGQGTWKMGEDSRRRADEVRALKLGLDLGVTLIDTAEMYADGGAEVVVAEAIAGRRDETFLVSKVLPSNASRAGVRRACENSLKRLRTDRIDLYLLHWPGSVPLTETVEAFEALKQAGKIRHWGVSNFDTDEMQELVLLSDGDKVQTNQVLYNLVRRGPEFDLSPWMRKRGIPLMAYSPVEQGALAHNARLAEVAARHGASAAQIALAWVMRQDDVIAIPKAGSQEHVRQNVAALDIRLTHQDIADLDRAFPQPTRKRGLEMI, encoded by the coding sequence ATGGAATCGAGCGTCAGAACCACCACGCTGCCCTGCGGCGAGGCCATACCCGTCCTCGGCCAGGGCACGTGGAAGATGGGCGAGGATTCGCGCCGCCGCGCCGATGAGGTCAGGGCGCTGAAGCTCGGCCTCGACCTCGGCGTCACGCTGATCGACACCGCCGAAATGTATGCCGATGGCGGTGCCGAGGTCGTGGTAGCGGAAGCCATCGCCGGGCGTCGTGACGAAACCTTCCTGGTCTCGAAGGTCCTGCCCTCCAACGCCTCGCGCGCCGGCGTGCGCCGCGCCTGCGAAAACAGCCTGAAGCGCCTGCGCACCGACCGCATCGACCTCTATCTCCTGCATTGGCCGGGCAGCGTGCCGTTGACCGAGACGGTCGAGGCGTTCGAAGCGCTGAAGCAAGCCGGCAAGATCCGGCATTGGGGCGTCAGCAATTTCGACACCGACGAGATGCAGGAATTGGTGCTCCTGTCCGACGGCGACAAGGTACAGACCAACCAGGTGCTCTACAATCTCGTCCGCCGCGGCCCGGAATTTGATCTCTCGCCCTGGATGAGGAAACGCGGCATCCCGCTGATGGCCTATTCGCCGGTGGAGCAGGGCGCGCTGGCACATAATGCCAGGCTTGCCGAGGTCGCCGCCCGCCATGGTGCGAGCGCGGCGCAAATCGCCTTGGCCTGGGTGATGCGGCAGGACGACGTCATCGCCATTCCCAAGGCCGGCAGCCAGGAGCACGTCCGCCAGAATGTCGCCGCGCTCGATATCAGGCTTACACATCAGGACATCGCCGATCTCGATCGTGCGTTCCCGCAACCGACGCGCAAGCGCGGACTGGAGATGATTTAG
- a CDS encoding heavy metal translocating P-type ATPase, translating into MTHSDHDHQAHGSHGGCCAPKGAAANTVLRDPVCGMTVDPAAGKPTSQHDGRLYHFCSERCRSKFQAEPENYLTAADPVCGMSVDRSTAKHFVRHEGQGFYFCSAGCKAKFEAAPQTYLDGRPAPAPMPKGTQYTCPMHPQIIRGKPGSCPICGMALEPMGVPTGDEGPNPELVDFTRRLWVSALLSAPLLIITMAPMVGLSLEGLVEDRAKVWIELALASPVVLWAAFPFFHRGWDSILNRSPNMWTLISLGVAAAYFYSVVATLFPDIFPHEFRGHGGAVPVYFEAAAVIVALVFLGQVLELRAREKTGSAIRALLDLAPKTARRIAEDGAETDVALDEVKTGERLRIRPGDAVPVDGTVLEGRSSIDESMITGEPLPVEKAEGDALTGGTLNKNGSLIMRAERIGAETTLSRIVELVAKAQRSRAPIQGLADRVSFYFVPAVVLVAIVAFIAWAVFGPEPSLIFAIVSAVSVLIIACPCALGLATPMSIMTATGRGAHAGVLIKEAAALERFASVDTLIVDKTGTLTEGRPKLTDVVAATGFSEDELLVYAATLEKGSEHPLAEAIVEGADQRGVKIAEAGSFEAVTGKGVSGTVSGKKVALGNAAMMADLAIDVSAIQASVEALQGDGKTAMFVGVDGKLAGIVAVADPVKATTAEAIKALHGSGLRIVMATGDNERTAKAIAGRLGIDEVRAGLLPEQKAALVDELRGRGAGVAMAGDGVNDAPALAAADVGIAMGTGADVAVESAGITLVKGDLNGIVRARTLAQATIGNIRQNLFFAFLYNVLGVPVAAGVLYPLTGTLLSPMLAAAAMSLSSVSVIANALRLRTLKL; encoded by the coding sequence ATGACGCATTCAGATCACGATCACCAGGCACATGGCTCGCATGGCGGCTGTTGCGCGCCGAAAGGCGCCGCCGCGAATACGGTCCTCCGCGACCCGGTCTGCGGCATGACCGTGGATCCGGCCGCCGGCAAGCCGACATCTCAGCATGACGGCCGCCTCTATCATTTCTGCAGCGAGCGCTGCCGTTCGAAGTTCCAGGCCGAGCCTGAGAATTACCTCACGGCCGCCGACCCTGTGTGCGGCATGAGCGTCGACCGCTCGACGGCGAAACATTTCGTCCGTCATGAAGGCCAGGGCTTCTATTTCTGTTCCGCCGGCTGCAAGGCGAAGTTCGAGGCGGCGCCGCAAACCTATCTCGACGGCAGGCCGGCGCCGGCGCCGATGCCCAAGGGCACGCAATACACCTGCCCGATGCATCCGCAGATCATCCGCGGCAAGCCCGGCTCCTGCCCGATCTGCGGCATGGCGCTCGAGCCTATGGGCGTGCCGACGGGCGATGAAGGGCCAAATCCCGAACTGGTCGATTTCACCAGGCGGCTCTGGGTGAGCGCGCTGCTGTCGGCCCCGCTGCTGATCATCACCATGGCGCCGATGGTCGGCCTGTCGCTGGAGGGCCTGGTCGAGGATCGCGCAAAGGTCTGGATCGAACTGGCCCTGGCGAGCCCCGTGGTGCTCTGGGCCGCCTTCCCGTTTTTCCATCGCGGCTGGGACTCGATCCTCAACCGCAGCCCCAACATGTGGACGCTGATTTCGCTGGGTGTCGCCGCCGCCTATTTCTACAGCGTCGTCGCCACGCTCTTCCCGGACATCTTTCCGCATGAGTTTCGCGGCCATGGTGGTGCGGTGCCGGTCTATTTCGAGGCCGCCGCAGTCATCGTCGCGCTTGTCTTCCTCGGCCAGGTGCTGGAACTGCGCGCCCGCGAAAAGACCGGATCGGCGATCCGCGCTTTGCTTGACCTCGCGCCGAAGACCGCGCGGCGGATCGCCGAGGACGGCGCCGAGACCGATGTAGCACTGGACGAGGTGAAGACCGGCGAGCGCCTGCGCATCCGGCCCGGCGATGCGGTCCCGGTCGACGGGACGGTGCTCGAAGGCCGCTCCTCCATCGACGAATCGATGATCACGGGCGAACCCTTGCCGGTCGAGAAGGCCGAAGGCGATGCGTTGACCGGCGGCACGCTCAACAAGAACGGCTCGCTGATCATGCGCGCCGAACGGATCGGCGCCGAGACCACGCTGTCGCGCATCGTCGAACTCGTCGCCAAGGCACAGCGCTCGCGCGCGCCGATCCAAGGCTTGGCCGACCGCGTTTCCTTCTACTTTGTCCCGGCCGTCGTCCTGGTCGCCATCGTCGCGTTCATCGCCTGGGCGGTCTTCGGCCCCGAGCCCAGCCTGATCTTCGCCATCGTCTCGGCGGTTTCGGTGCTGATCATCGCCTGTCCCTGTGCGCTGGGTCTCGCCACGCCGATGTCGATCATGACCGCCACCGGGCGCGGCGCGCATGCCGGCGTGCTGATCAAGGAAGCCGCCGCGCTCGAACGCTTCGCCTCCGTCGACACCTTGATCGTCGACAAGACCGGCACGCTGACCGAAGGCCGGCCGAAACTGACCGATGTCGTCGCGGCTACGGGCTTTTCCGAGGACGAATTGCTGGTGTACGCCGCGACCCTGGAAAAAGGCTCGGAGCATCCGCTGGCCGAGGCCATCGTCGAGGGGGCGGACCAGCGCGGCGTGAAGATCGCCGAGGCCGGCAGCTTCGAGGCGGTTACCGGCAAGGGCGTTTCCGGCACGGTGTCGGGCAAGAAGGTCGCGCTCGGCAATGCCGCGATGATGGCCGATCTCGCCATCGACGTTTCCGCAATCCAAGCCAGCGTGGAAGCATTGCAGGGCGATGGCAAGACGGCGATGTTCGTCGGCGTCGACGGCAAGCTGGCCGGCATCGTCGCCGTCGCCGATCCGGTCAAGGCGACCACGGCCGAGGCGATCAAGGCGCTACACGGCAGCGGGCTGAGGATCGTCATGGCGACCGGCGACAATGAGCGCACGGCCAAGGCAATCGCTGGACGTCTTGGCATCGACGAGGTTCGGGCAGGTCTGTTGCCGGAACAGAAGGCAGCGCTCGTCGACGAACTGCGCGGCAGGGGTGCCGGTGTCGCCATGGCCGGGGACGGCGTCAACGACGCGCCGGCGCTTGCCGCCGCCGATGTCGGCATCGCCATGGGAACGGGCGCCGATGTCGCGGTCGAAAGCGCCGGCATCACCTTGGTCAAGGGCGATCTCAACGGCATCGTGCGCGCCCGCACCCTGGCCCAGGCGACTATCGGCAACATCCGGCAGAACCTGTTCTTCGCCTTCCTCTACAATGTGCTCGGCGTGCCGGTCGCCGCCGGCGTGCTCTATCCGCTCACCGGCACGCTTCTGTCGCCGATGCTAGCGGCCGCGGCGATGAGTCTGTCCTCCGTCTCGGTGATCGCAAACGCTTTGCGGCTCAGAACGTTGAAACTCTGA
- a CDS encoding NADP-dependent malic enzyme gives MARKTENNGPSVSAQEALEFHAMGRPGKLEIVATKPMMTQRDLSLAYSPGVAVPVRAIAEDPSRAFDYTARGNMVAVISNGTAILGLGNLGALASKPVMEGKAVLFKRFADVDSIDLEVDTEDADEFINCVRFLGPSFGGINLEDIKAPECFIIEQRLRELMDIPVFHDDQHGTAIISAAGLINALEVTGRDMKTTKLVCNGAGAAGIACIELMKAMGFSPENITLCDTKGVVFQGRTEGMNQWKSAHAVKTKARSLAEALNGADVFLGLSAKGALTTAMVQSMAKNPIIFAMANPDPEITPEEVAEIRTDAIMATGRSDYANQVNNVLGFPYIFRGALDVRATTINDDMKIAAARALAELARQDVPDDVAAAYQGNRPKFGPNYIIPVPFDPRLISAIPIAVAKAAMDSGVARKPILDLDRYAQELSARRDPIASTLQRIYDRVRRQPKRIVFAEGEEEQVMRAAVSYVNQRLGTAILLGRDDVIKENARHAGIDLNKQGIEIINARLSRRNSIYTDYLYERMQRKGFLFRDCQRLINNDRNHFAACMVALGDADGIVTGVTRNYSTALDDIRRVIDAKPGHRVIGASIVLARGRTVIVADTAVHDMPNAEQIADIAEEAAGFARRMGYEPRLAMLAYSTFGHPQGERSERIQEAVRILDKRRVDFEYDGEMAADVALNPRAMAQYPFIRLTGPANVLIMPAFHSASISTKMLQELGGSTVIGPLLVGLNKPVQIVSLNAKDSDIVNMAAIAAYTAGT, from the coding sequence ATGGCCAGGAAAACCGAGAACAACGGTCCATCCGTCAGCGCGCAGGAAGCGCTCGAATTCCACGCCATGGGCCGGCCCGGCAAGCTGGAGATCGTCGCCACCAAACCGATGATGACGCAGCGGGATCTGAGCCTCGCCTATTCGCCTGGTGTCGCCGTGCCGGTGCGCGCCATCGCCGAGGACCCGTCCAGGGCTTTCGACTACACGGCGCGGGGCAACATGGTCGCCGTCATCTCGAACGGCACCGCCATTCTTGGCCTCGGCAATCTCGGCGCGCTGGCCTCGAAGCCGGTGATGGAAGGCAAGGCGGTGCTGTTCAAGCGCTTCGCCGATGTCGATTCCATCGACCTCGAGGTCGACACCGAGGATGCCGACGAGTTCATCAACTGCGTGCGCTTCCTCGGTCCCTCCTTCGGTGGCATCAACCTGGAAGACATCAAGGCGCCGGAATGCTTCATCATCGAGCAGCGCCTGCGCGAACTGATGGACATCCCGGTCTTCCACGACGACCAGCACGGCACCGCCATCATCTCGGCCGCCGGCCTGATCAACGCGCTGGAGGTAACCGGCCGCGACATGAAGACCACGAAGCTGGTCTGCAATGGCGCGGGTGCGGCCGGCATCGCTTGCATCGAGCTGATGAAGGCGATGGGTTTTTCGCCCGAAAACATCACCTTGTGCGATACCAAGGGCGTGGTCTTCCAGGGCCGCACCGAGGGCATGAACCAGTGGAAATCGGCGCATGCGGTCAAGACGAAGGCGCGTTCCCTGGCCGAGGCGCTCAACGGCGCCGATGTCTTCCTCGGCCTTTCCGCCAAGGGGGCGCTGACCACCGCCATGGTGCAGTCGATGGCCAAGAACCCGATCATCTTCGCCATGGCCAATCCCGATCCCGAGATCACGCCCGAGGAAGTGGCCGAGATCCGCACCGACGCCATAATGGCCACCGGGCGTTCGGATTACGCCAATCAGGTCAACAACGTGCTCGGCTTCCCCTATATCTTCCGCGGCGCGCTGGATGTCAGGGCGACCACCATCAATGACGACATGAAGATCGCCGCCGCGCGTGCACTGGCCGAACTGGCGCGCCAGGACGTGCCCGACGACGTCGCCGCCGCCTATCAGGGCAACCGGCCGAAATTCGGGCCCAACTACATCATCCCGGTGCCGTTCGACCCGCGCCTGATCTCGGCCATTCCGATTGCCGTGGCCAAGGCGGCAATGGATTCGGGCGTGGCCCGCAAGCCGATCCTCGATCTCGACCGCTACGCGCAGGAGCTTTCCGCCCGCCGCGACCCGATCGCCTCGACCCTGCAGCGCATCTACGATCGCGTGCGCCGCCAGCCCAAGCGCATCGTCTTCGCCGAGGGCGAGGAGGAGCAGGTGATGCGCGCCGCCGTCTCCTATGTGAACCAGCGGCTCGGCACCGCCATCCTGCTCGGCCGCGACGACGTCATCAAGGAGAACGCCAGGCACGCCGGCATCGACTTGAACAAGCAAGGCATCGAGATCATCAATGCGCGCCTGTCGCGTCGCAATTCGATCTACACCGACTACCTCTACGAACGCATGCAACGCAAAGGCTTCCTGTTCCGCGACTGCCAGCGCCTGATCAACAACGACCGCAATCATTTCGCCGCCTGCATGGTGGCGCTGGGCGACGCCGACGGCATCGTCACCGGCGTCACCCGCAACTATTCCACCGCGCTCGACGACATCAGGCGCGTCATCGACGCCAAGCCCGGCCATCGCGTCATCGGCGCCTCGATCGTGCTCGCGCGCGGCCGGACGGTCATCGTCGCCGACACCGCCGTCCACGACATGCCCAACGCCGAGCAGATCGCCGACATCGCCGAGGAAGCGGCCGGCTTCGCCCGCCGCATGGGCTATGAGCCGAGGCTCGCCATGCTCGCTTATTCCACCTTCGGTCACCCGCAGGGCGAGCGTTCCGAACGCATCCAGGAAGCCGTGCGCATCCTCGACAAGCGCCGCGTTGATTTCGAATATGACGGCGAAATGGCCGCCGACGTCGCGCTCAACCCCCGCGCCATGGCGCAATACCCGTTCATCCGTTTGACCGGCCCGGCCAACGTCCTGATCATGCCGGCTTTCCACTCAGCCTCGATCTCGACCAAGATGCTGCAGGAACTGGGCGGCTCGACCGTCATCGGTCCGCTGCTGGTCGGCCTGAACAAGCCGGTACAAATCGTATCGCTGAACGCCAAGGACTCGGACATCGTGAACATGGCGGCGATCGCGGCGTATACGGCGGGGACTTGA
- the mutS gene encoding DNA mismatch repair protein MutS, which yields MNMHSPNEPDAAPEAMTPPQPGTAAVTPMLEQFIEIKAANPDSLLFYRMGDFYELFFDDAEKASRALGIVLTKRGKHQGHDIPMCGVPVHAADDYLQKLIGQGFRVAVCEQIEDPAEAKKRGSKSVVRRDVVRLVTPGTITEDKLLAPSESSFLMALGRVKGGAEPRSGERGSATGNQGSFAIAWIDISTGAFRVAETTADRLLADIFRVDPRELIVAEPVFHDPELKPVFDVLGRVASPQPPSLFDSASATGRIARFFEVATPDSFGTFSRAELSAISGAIAYVEKTQKAERPPLSRPEREEQGSTLFIDPATRGNLELLRTLSGSREGSLFKAIDRTVTGGGARLLADRLMAPLTDPAAIGARLDSVSFFRSEVRLCQAVRMSLKSVADMPRALSRLALNRGGPRDLGALRAGFEAAGAIAETFAAVALPQELAGAMAAIQTLPRALAQHLTQALGEELPLLKRDGGFVRGGYHAELDEMRALRDESRKVIAALERSLIEETGIRSLKIRHNNVLGYYIEVTANHHAVMTGSDGAKARFIHRQTMANAMRFTTTELAELETKIANAADRALSIELAAFDALTAEAVGEAEAIRAGADALAVLDVSAALALLSESEAWCRPVVDSSLAFEISGGRHPVVEQALRRSGEGSFVANDCDLSPEGNAKNGAIWLLTGPNMGGKSTFLRQNALIAILAQTGSFVPAASAHIGVVDRLFSRVGASDDLARGRSTFMVEMVETAAILNQAGERALVILDEIGRGTATFDGLSIAWAAVEYLHEKNRCRAIFATHFHEMTSLAGKLARLSNVTMRVKEWEGDVVFLHEVGKGAADRSYGVQVARLAGLPEAVVDRAKAVLHQLEEGEVSGKTNRLVDDLPLFSVALKREEPKPVKDDALGAALGEINPDEMTPKEALEALYRLKGLAGK from the coding sequence ATGAACATGCACAGCCCGAACGAGCCCGACGCCGCCCCCGAGGCGATGACGCCGCCACAGCCCGGCACGGCCGCCGTCACGCCGATGCTGGAGCAGTTCATCGAGATCAAGGCGGCGAACCCGGATTCGCTGCTGTTCTACCGCATGGGCGATTTCTACGAGCTGTTCTTCGACGATGCCGAGAAGGCGAGCCGGGCGCTCGGCATCGTGCTCACCAAGCGCGGCAAGCATCAGGGCCACGACATTCCGATGTGCGGCGTGCCGGTGCATGCGGCCGACGACTATCTGCAGAAGCTGATCGGCCAGGGATTCCGCGTCGCCGTCTGCGAGCAGATCGAGGATCCGGCCGAAGCCAAGAAGCGCGGCTCCAAATCGGTGGTGCGCCGTGACGTGGTGCGGCTGGTGACGCCGGGCACTATCACCGAGGACAAATTGCTGGCGCCGTCGGAATCGAGTTTCCTGATGGCGTTGGGCAGGGTTAAGGGTGGGGCGGAGCCAAGAAGCGGGGAGCGCGGCAGCGCGACAGGGAACCAAGGAAGCTTTGCAATTGCCTGGATCGACATCTCGACCGGCGCCTTCCGCGTCGCCGAGACCACCGCCGACCGGCTGCTGGCCGACATCTTCCGCGTCGATCCGCGTGAGCTGATCGTCGCCGAGCCGGTGTTCCACGATCCCGAGCTGAAGCCGGTTTTCGACGTGCTCGGACGCGTTGCCAGCCCACAGCCGCCGAGCCTGTTCGATTCGGCCTCGGCCACGGGGCGGATCGCGCGCTTTTTCGAGGTGGCGACACCAGACAGTTTCGGCACGTTTTCACGCGCCGAACTGTCGGCCATCTCGGGCGCCATCGCCTATGTCGAGAAGACGCAGAAGGCTGAGCGTCCTCCCTTGTCGCGGCCCGAACGCGAGGAGCAGGGCTCGACCCTGTTCATCGATCCGGCGACGCGCGGCAATCTCGAACTGTTGCGCACGCTGTCCGGCAGCCGCGAGGGTTCGCTGTTCAAGGCGATCGACCGCACGGTGACCGGCGGCGGCGCGAGGCTGCTCGCCGACCGGCTGATGGCGCCGCTGACCGACCCGGCGGCCATCGGCGCACGGCTGGATTCGGTGTCGTTCTTCCGTTCCGAAGTGCGGCTTTGCCAGGCAGTACGGATGAGCCTGAAGAGCGTCGCCGACATGCCGCGTGCGCTGTCCAGGCTGGCGCTCAACCGCGGCGGCCCACGCGACCTCGGCGCGCTGCGCGCCGGCTTCGAGGCGGCCGGCGCCATTGCCGAAACCTTTGCCGCGGTCGCCTTGCCCCAGGAACTGGCCGGCGCAATGGCCGCCATCCAGACGCTGCCCAGGGCACTTGCCCAGCATCTCACCCAGGCGCTCGGCGAGGAACTGCCGCTGCTCAAACGTGACGGCGGTTTCGTTCGCGGCGGTTACCATGCCGAACTCGACGAGATGCGGGCGCTGCGCGACGAGTCGCGCAAAGTGATCGCCGCGCTGGAGCGCTCGCTGATCGAGGAGACCGGCATCCGTTCGCTGAAGATCCGGCACAACAACGTGCTCGGTTACTACATCGAGGTGACGGCCAACCATCATGCCGTCATGACCGGCAGCGATGGCGCCAAGGCGCGGTTCATCCACCGCCAGACCATGGCCAATGCCATGCGCTTCACCACGACGGAACTCGCCGAACTCGAGACCAAGATCGCCAATGCCGCCGACCGTGCGCTGAGCATCGAGCTGGCCGCCTTCGATGCGCTGACAGCGGAGGCGGTCGGCGAGGCCGAAGCGATCCGCGCCGGCGCCGATGCGCTCGCCGTGCTCGACGTGTCGGCAGCACTCGCGCTTTTATCGGAGAGCGAAGCCTGGTGCCGGCCGGTGGTGGATTCCAGCCTGGCCTTCGAGATTTCGGGTGGCCGGCATCCAGTGGTCGAACAGGCGCTGCGCCGTTCGGGCGAAGGCTCATTCGTCGCCAATGATTGCGACCTCTCACCCGAGGGGAATGCCAAGAACGGCGCGATCTGGCTGCTGACCGGCCCGAACATGGGTGGTAAGTCGACGTTCCTGCGGCAAAACGCGCTGATCGCGATCCTGGCCCAGACCGGCTCCTTCGTGCCGGCGGCGTCTGCCCATATCGGCGTCGTCGACCGGCTATTCTCGCGCGTCGGCGCCTCGGACGATCTGGCGCGCGGCCGCTCGACCTTCATGGTCGAGATGGTCGAGACGGCGGCGATCCTCAACCAGGCCGGCGAACGGGCGCTGGTGATCCTCGACGAGATCGGCCGCGGCACCGCAACCTTCGACGGCCTGTCGATCGCCTGGGCGGCGGTCGAATATCTGCATGAGAAGAACCGCTGCCGGGCGATCTTCGCCACCCATTTCCACGAAATGACCTCGCTCGCCGGCAAGCTGGCGCGGCTCTCCAACGTCACCATGCGGGTCAAGGAATGGGAAGGCGACGTCGTCTTCCTGCACGAGGTCGGCAAGGGCGCCGCCGACCGCTCCTACGGCGTGCAGGTGGCGCGGCTCGCCGGTCTGCCGGAAGCGGTGGTCGACCGCGCCAAGGCGGTGCTGCACCAGTTGGAGGAAGGCGAGGTCTCCGGCAAGACCAACCGGCTGGTCGACGACCTGCCGCTGTTTTCGGTGGCGCTGAAGCGGGAAGAGCCAAAGCCGGTGAAGGACGACGCGCTGGGCGCAGCGCTCGGCGAGATCAATCCCGACGAGATGACGCCGAAGGAAGCGCTGGAGGCGCTTTACCGGCTGAAGGGGCTGGCGGGGAAATAG